One genomic window of Salvia miltiorrhiza cultivar Shanhuang (shh) chromosome 4, IMPLAD_Smil_shh, whole genome shotgun sequence includes the following:
- the LOC131022953 gene encoding non-specific lipid transfer protein GPI-anchored 5-like, translated as MGKKLRHLVLVVVATLVKGGAAQSGCTVALMSLSPCLNYVSGNSSNPSASCCMSLSSVVGAQPQCLCMLLKGGGSRLGITVNQTIALALPGVCKVQTPPLSRYDDANAVAPAPAPVDAPSDEAPDSPTPTTPAVTDIPSGAGSKTVPRTDGSTTNSGSNVGPKMTLLIH; from the exons ATGGGGAAAAAG CTGCGACACTTGGTTCTGGTGGTGGTGGCGACGCTTGTGAAGGGAGGTGCGGCGCAGTCGGGGTGCACGGTGGCGCTGATGAGCTTGAGCCCGTGCCTGAACTACGTGAGTGGAAACTCGTCGAACCCGTCGGCGTCGTGTTGCATGAGCTTGTCGAGCGTGGTGGGGGCGCAACCGCAGTGCCTGTGCATGCTGCTCAAAGGCGGGGGCTCCAGGTTGGGCATCACGGTCAATCAGACCATCGCGCTCGCTCTGCCCGGAGTCTGCAAGGTGCAGACGCCTCCACTCAGCCGCTATGATG ATGCGAATGCTGTTGCGCCTGCGCCTGCGCCTGTTGATGCTCCTTCTGACGAGGCGCCTGATTCTCCGACTCCAACAACACCGGCAGTCACTGATATTCCCTCag GTGCAGGGTCTAAGACAGTTCCTAGGACTGATGGATCGACCACCAATTCAGGAAGCAATGTGGGACCaaaaatgacactattaatACATTGA